A segment of the Candidatus Protochlamydia naegleriophila genome:
CAGCCATCAAGAGATGCTTTTTCTGGTAAAAAATTTGCCATTCTGAGCGCTTCGCCAGGCGGTACCGGGGGTGCTAGAGCCTTAGGTCACTTGCGCACTATCATCGAAAATGTAGGTGGCACGGTTGTATCTACGCAAGTGTCTGTGCCCAACGCCTATCAGGCCTTTAATGAACAAGGCGAACTCCAAGATCCAATCTTGAAAGAAGGGCTGAAAAAAGAAGTTCAAGAGCTTCTTGCTAAATAAAGCCTTCTAGGCTTGCTTGAAGTACGATTGTTTTCAAGCAAGTCCTTATTACGCTTAAGTTTTAAGGGCAAAGTTATTCTCTTATTCTTTTCATCAGCTGCAGCGGCTCTCTCTGGCAAAGCACGACCTGGCAGGGGCTAAATCCGGCTTTTTGATAGCAACGAATGGCTGTCAAATTATCTTGACGAGGATCGACTATAGACCCTTCGTAGTATGGATCGATAAACTGGCTTAAAAACTGTATTAGCGCGCGCGTCCCATGTCCTTTTTGCAGATAGTTTTTTTCTCCAATGTAAAAATCAATCCCAGCTAGCCTTTCAGGTAGGCTTGATAGATCCATTTCATCCCATGGATAATCCTTGATCAGATAACTCTGTATGTATCCAATAGGTCTTTCATCGATTGTGATGAGATAGGCCTGAATGCGCTTTTTTTCTAGCCGGGAAGGAAGGTATTTCTCTTCGATTTCTTTTATAGACCATGCTTTTTGGCCTGAATACCAGCGCTGGATATGGGGCGCATGAAACCAGCCGTGAATAAAGGGCAAATGGGTGGTTTGGATGGGCTGAAACGACAGGTGCATATAAGCTTTATGCCGAATTCGTTGCGCTTGCAACTAAAGCTGCTAAAAAATTGTCGTAGGAGCGGTCGCCATCAAAGCGCTCTTCATTGATGAAGAAGCAAGGCGTTCCATTGACTCCGCTGCGCACCCCATTGTGAAAATCAGCTTCGATGTGACTCGTGAGAGTTCGGTTTTCGAGGTTTTCTTTAAATGCGGGAATGTCGAGCTTAAGCTCTTCAGCAAACTCGACAAAGGCACCGGGCGCCAAGGTTTTTTGATGCCTATAGATCATGTCGTGCATGTCCCAGAATTTGTTTTGCAACGAGGCTGCTTCAGCTGCTTGAGCAGCCAATAAGGCTAAAGGATGGGCTTGTTGAAGCGGAAAGTGGCGGAAGATATAGCGCATTTGGCCCGAGAGCTGCTTTTGAATCTGCCTGACAATGGGATAGGCTAAAGCGCAATAAAGGCATTGATAGTCGCCATATTCAACGAGCGTCACGGGCGCTTCCATTGGCCCTTGGATATGGTCTTTTTCCGAAACGGGGATTCTTAAATGGGGCATTCATGGCTCCTAGATGAAGTTATGAGGCCTTAGATTTTTTTTGTAGGGCTTCTAAAGCTTCTAAAATTCCGTCTGCGCCTGGATTAATGCCAATCGGGGAGACATAGCTCCAGCTAATTTTCCCCTCTTCATCAATGACAAAAAGGGCTCGCTCAGTCGTTCCATCTGCTTCTCTAAAAACCCCGTAAGCCTTCGCCGTTTCGCCTTTCGGTTCGAAGTCGGAAAGGAGTGAAAAGTGCAGTTTGCGCTCCTCGGCAAAAGCTAAATGGCACCAGACGCCATCAACGGAGATGGCAACGAGATCGGCATTGAGATTTTTAAAGTCGTGAATGAGTTCATTGTAAAGGCTTAGCTGGTCGCTGCAAACAGGACTCCAATCGGCTGGATAGAAAATCAGAACCAAGGGGCGCCCTTTAAAATCAGAGAGTGAAAGGCGTTGATCGGGCGTGGCTAAAAGTTGAAAAGAAGGAGCTAAGGTTCCGGCCTTAAGAGCTGTCATGTCAACCTCGAGTTTTCTTGAAGAGTCAAAACGTTCTTTATAGAGAGGGAAAAATAATTTTACAATGAATTGTTCGCTTAAATCCACGAGGCTCATGCAAAAATCTAGCCTTTCGCAAGAGCCTCCTGGGTGTGAAATTTATTGATTCAGGCCTCAGCCTAGAACTGAATTCCCTCAGCTGGAGGCGTAAATTCCCTTCTCAACTGTTCGATGCGCTGGTCGCTAAGCGACCAAAGAGGAAAAGGAAAGGTGCGAATAAACAGTTTAATTTGAAGCCACAAGAGATGAAGTTTAGAAGAGGTTGGCAGAATGTGGATTTGAAAGTGGGGAATGCCGAGTCCATTTTTCTCGTATTGTAAGTTTGAACAATAACCGAATACATGCTGAAAAACGTCTTTGATGCGTAATTGTACTTCATGCAGATTTTCACATTCTTCTGCTGTTAAATCAAACCGCGTGTCGCGATGCTCATTTGGAACAACGATTAGATGTCCCTTCGTTAGTGGTTTATGATCGAATAAGACCTTCCAGTAACGGGTTCCAAAAAGAATTTGACGGTTCGTCACTCTTTCTCCGAGTGGGCTAGATGCACAGAAAGGGCAATTTGGCAAAAGAGGCGCATTTCCAATATTCATGAATTTTCCCCAATGATTAGATTTGTGAACGATTAGCTATATTAAATTGTGAATTAATAAATAAAAAGAACAACTAAGAGTCAAAATCAAAATAAAGCAGGATCCTAAATTTCTTTGGGAAAGCTAATCGGAGGCTTTTGAGAAAGAGTCAACTTGTCCTTTAGCAATCTTGAGGTAATCATTTAAGTCCATTTGAATCGAATGAGTAAGAGAGCCGGCATTAAAACTAATCCTTGGCTGTTGTAAGAGTGAGCGGTCGATCCATAGATCAAACGGCAAAATGGGCTTTCCGAAGGGAGGAACGGCTCCTGGTACCAACTGAGTCATGGAGGCTAATTCTTCTTTGGTGGCGAAGCGCAATGACTTAGTGTGTAAAATTTTTTTAATCCGCTTGGTATCCAACTGCAAAATAGCGCTGAGGACAAACAAATAAAACTGGTCACCAACTTTGATGACCAATGCTTTAGCACCTCTCTCTAAAGAGTCGCCACGGACCGATGCCGATTCCTCACACGTGTGCGTGGGAGTATGTTCTAAGAGCCTATAGGGAATGTTGGCTTGTTGCAGGAGCTTTTCAATGTTATTTAAAACGAGACTCATTGTATTACCCCTATGTTCAGTTTTTTGAAATCAATTGATGAAAATTGGTAGAGTCGATATTGGCACCGCTAAGGAGGCAAACGGCAGGGCCTTTTAAAGCTATTTTTGAAAAGAGCAAGGCTGCCAAGGAAACAGCTCCGGAAGGCTCTGTCACAATATTCAACGCTCGATAGATAAAGGCCATGGCAAACTGGATTTGAGCGTCGCTCACCACTTCGACTAGATCGACATGTTCTTGCAGCAAAGGCCAATTTAAAACTCCAACTTGACTGGCTCTTAATCCGTCGGCAATTGTTTCGATCTCTTTCAACGCAAAGCGCTCACCTTTTTGCCTTGCTAAGCAGTAATCTTGGGCTCCTTTGGGCTCTATGCCGATGGTTTGAATGGAAGCATTCAAACTTTTAAAAGCCGTTGCGCAGCCACTCATCAAGCCTCCTCCTCCAATCGGACAAAAAAAATGGGCGATAGAGGGGAGGGCTTCGTAAATTTCCAACGCAGCCGTTCCTTGTCCTTCGATCACCTCTTTTTGATCATAGGGAGAAAGAGCTACGCAGCCCAGCTCTTGCTTCATTTCTTCGACCTTTTCTTCTCCCTCCTCATGGGTTTTCCCAAACAGAATGAGCTCCGGGTGAAACTGTTTCGTTCTTTCTTGCTTGATGAGCGGGGCATCTAGTGGCATGACAATTTTGGCATGCATGGAAAGTTTTTGCGCGGCATAGGCAACCGCTTGGGCAAAATTGCCGCTTGAGCGCGTCACAATCCCTTTTTGTCTTTCTTCTTGCTTGAGACTCAAGAGGGCATTAAAAGCGCCACGGACTTTAAATGTATGGGTCGGCTGATGGTGTTCGCATTTGAGATAGATGGGATGAGGCGTGTCTAAATGCTCTTCCAAGGCTTGAAAACGGATTAAGGGTGTGTGGGCAAGGTAAGGGGTAATTCGCTTGTGAGCTTGTTGAATGGAGGCTAGATTGACTGTCATAAGGACTCCTTATTGATTTGTAAAGCTATACTGATGTGACTTGTGGGGTAATACGGCCTGGTAAATAGGGATGGAGCGGTAAAGAGGGATCGACTCCAGCCATGGCGATGCAAGAGCTTAGGTCTTTGAGCTCCTCTTTGAGTCTTGCCTGCTGCCTGGATGATAAAAGCGGCCACATGCGCATGATAAATAATTCATGGGAAACGTAGAGGCCAACCATGCTTGAGAGGTAGCGATTCCAAGCCCAAATTCCTGTGCTTCCTTGAGGTTTAACGACGGCTATTAACCCATGGGGAAATCCTGACAGCATGAGCAGCCGTCCACCCTGTGCCTGTTCAATTTGATCACTAGATGCATGCTCCATCGCATCAGGGAAGGATTCTGGCGCTTTTCCAAAGCATATGGCTTCGATGTGGCAGTCTTGCCTATGCCTCTCATGAAGCAAAGGAGCTAAACTTTCGAGCTCTTGCGGAAATGCCGCAATAAAGAGGGATGGAACAGGAATGGATAGAATAAAGCGGCATTTCTCGAGGACTTGATCGATATCGATCAAAGAAAGAACCTGTGCCTCTTCTCCCTTTTGATGCAGCTGCTCCAGTGCTAGCTGGGCTTGCTCACCCGCTTTTTTGATGGTACACTGTTGTTGTTGGACAAAGACATTTAAAGGGACGGGAACATACTTCTCGTCCGATGTGCTCCTTAAAACCCCCTTGTCTACTAAACGGCTCAAATACGCATAAATATTTCCCCTTGCAATACTTGTTTTTTTTGCCACTTCATACCCATTTAAGGCTCCATGGCAAAGAAACGCCTCGTATATGCGAGCCTCGTTCTCCGTTAAACCAAGTGTCTGTAACTGAATCAATAACTCGTTCATAACCCTCTCTTTGAATCGATAGTATATCTAATTTGATAGACTAATGGAAGCGGCAGATTTTTTTAAAGATTAAAAAGCGAAGAAAGGTTGGGAGGGGTTGAGGCTTTTGAAGGTTTAGGTGGATAAATTTTACCATCGATAATGGCCAATCGTGTATCTCTTACTTAAAGATTGGATGTGATGGAGGAGGTTTAACGATGGCATTGAATGATATTTTGGCAGCGATTGGCAAGACTCCGTCGGTGCGGTTGCATCGGGTGGGAAGGGAGCTGGATTGCGAGCTATATGGAAAATGCGAATTCTTAAATCCTGGTGGATCGATTAAGGACCGCATTGCTTATCAGATGATTGAGGCGGCAGAAAAGTCTGGCCGGATTAAGCCCGGTGATACCCTTATTGAGGCGAGTTCTGGCAATACGGGTATTGGCTTTGCCATGGTCGGGGCAGTGAAAGGATATCGTATCATTATTACCATGCCGGCCAAGATGAGCCGTGAGAAAGAGGTGATCATTGAGGCGCTTGGTGCCAAGATTTATCGAACACCGACTGAAGCTGCTTGGGATGCTCCTGACAGCCATATTTCGCTTGCCAAGAGGCTGGAAAAGGAATTGCCAAATGCACATTTTCTCGACCAATACAGCAATCCAAACAATCCGGCAGCTCACTTTGAAGCTACGGCTGAAGAGATTATTAACGATATGGGAGAGCAGCTTGCGATGGTTGTGATCGGTGTCGGGACTGGAGGAACGGTAACGGGAGTTGCCAAAAAAATCAAAGCCAAAATGCCGCATGTGAAAATTGTGGGGATAGATCCGTATGGCTCGATTTTAGGCGGGGGAACCGAGGTGCATTCTTATCAGGTGGAGGGAATAGGCTACGACTTTATACCTAAGGTTTTGGATAACAGCTTAGTCGATGAGTATGTCAAAGTCGGTGATGAAGATTCGTTCCTGATGGCGAGAAGGCTCATTCAAGAAGAAGGATTGCTTGTGGGCGGCTCGTCCGGATCGGCTGTTTGGGGAGCCTTGCAAGTCGCCAAAAAGTTGGGAGCTGGGCAAAAGTGTTTAGTGATTTTACCCGATGGGATCCGCAATTATCTCTCCAAATTTGTAGATAACAAGTGGATGCAAGATCATGGATTCATGAATAAAGGAACAGAAGCATGAAAAAAGAGACTGGCCAATACGACATTGCTACGCGCGCTATTCATGCGGGCCAGGAGCCCGATCCAACGACTGGCGCGATCATGACTCCGATTTATGCGACATCTACTTATGTGCAAGAAAGTCCGGGCAAGCACAAAGGGTATGAATATTCGCGAACGGGAAATCCTACGAGAGCGGCTTATGAGCGGTGTGTAGCTGATTTGGAAGGAGGAGCATGCGGCTTGGCCTTTGCGTCGGGTCTGGCTGCCATAGCAACCGTTTTGGAGGTCTTGCAGCCAGGTGATCACGTCATTGTCTGCGACGATGTCTATGGAGGAACGTACCGCTTATTTGAAAAGGTGCGCAAGCGTTCTGCCGGTCTGCAGACAACTTTTGTAGACCTATCTTTGCCAGATTTAGTTGAGGCTGCAATTCAACCCAATACCCGTATGATTTGGGTGGAAACGCCGACTAATCCGATGCTTAAATTAATTAATCTTCAGCAAATTGCGGTGCTTGCTCGCAAGCACAAGCTGATTGCAGTAGCCGATAATACCTTTGCCACTCCCATGATCCATCAGCCGCTTGCTTATGGCTTTCATATTGTTGTGCATTCCGCGACCAAGTACCTAGGCGGGCACTCTGACATCATCGGAGGCATTGTTGTCGTAGGAGAGGATGCAGCGCTTGTCGAACAGCTGAAATTTCTTCAGAATGCAGTAGGCGCCATTGCCAGTCCGTTCGATAGCTTTTTGGCTTTGCGAGGCATTAAGACGCTAGCCTTGCGCATGGAAAGGCACTGCTCGCAAGCCATGGAATTGGCTGGCTGGCTTGAAAAGCACCCCAAAGTGGAGAAAGTGATGTATCCTGGCTTGCTTTCTCATCCCCAATATCAGCTGGCTAAAGAACAAATGCACTACTATGGCGGCATGATCTCTGTCCAGCTCAAATGCGATTTGGCAGAGACACTCCACGTGTTAGAGCGTTGCCAGTTATTTGCCTTGGCCGAAAGCTTAGGAGGGGTCGAAAGCTTGATTGAGCATCCGGCTTTGATGACACATGCGAGTATCCCTCGCGAGCAGCGAGAGCGTTTGGGTATTAAGGATGGATTGATCCGCCTGTCAGTTGGCGTTGAAGCAGTCGCTGATTTGCGCAGTGATTTAGACCAAGCTTTAAAGTAGTTTTTATACGAGGGAAGGATCGATCTCTGGTTCTTCCTCTTCTTCAGTTAGATCATCATCCTCCAGTAAGAATCCTCCGGCTTGCATCTCCCACATATGGGCATAATGATGATTGGATTGAATGAGCTCTTCGTGGGTGCCGTCTTCAACGATTCTTCCGTCCTTAAAGACGAGAATGCGATCCATTCCGGAAAGCGTAGAGAGACGGTGGGCGATGACCAGCGTGGTGTGGCCTTTCATCAAGATATCCAACCCCTCTTGAATGTCTTTTTCCGTGACTGAATCGAGAGCTGAGGTGGCTTCGTCCAAGATCAGGATAGGAGCATCCTTTAAAATGGCCCGTGCGATGGCAATACGCTGCCTCTGACCGCCGGAGAGTTTCGTGCCTCTTTCTCCGACAAGCGATTGATATTTTTCAGGCATTTTTTGAATAAATTCATGGCAATGAGCTTGGATCGAAGCTTCGATGACCTCTGCATCCGTAGCGTCTGGACGTCCATAGCGAATATTATCCATCAGCGAGCGGTGGAAAAGAGTGGGCTCTTGCGGGATGATAGAAATTTGCTCGCGCAGGGAATCTTGCGTGACTTTGGCTATGTTTTGCTCATCGATTAAGATGCGGCCGCTCTCAATGTCGTAATTGCGCAAAATGAGATTGATAAAAGTTGTTTTACCCGATCCTGAAAAACCGACTAATCCGACTTTTTGACCTGCATGCAAGGTAATATTTTTATTTTGAAATAGCTTCTGATTCTTCTGGTAGCGGAAGGTTACATTGTCAAAAATGATTTCCCCGTTAGTGACCTTAAGAGGCTTGGCATCGGGCGCGTCGACGATGTCATGAGGATCTTGAATGACTGTAAGAGCCTGTTTGCAAATACCGATCTCCTTAAAAATTTGCGGCAGCTCTAGCCCTGCCAGCCAGGCCATCATGGTAATATTCCAAGTGGTATTGAAAATGAAGACAACTTCACCTGCCGTCAATTCTCCTTTTTGCCAGCTGTAGAGCATATACCAGTTGAGCGCGATACAAGCTCCAAGAAAGCACGCAATGCCAAGAGCTATTTTCATCTTTTCCATATAGAAAAGAGATTGCCAGTGTTTTTGCAATTCATCTTTTTGGAAGAAAGAGAGATAACGGGACTCAAATTTGCTTCTAGCAAAGAGCCGCATGTTGGCGTTGTTGGATAGACTGTCGACAATTTTACCCGATAAAATGCTGCGCGATTCCGCATGAACATTTGAATAGTGATCGCATTGTTTGGAAAAAGCCATGCAAATGCTGAGGTGAATAGCTACCCATGCCATGAGAATGAGTGCAAAAAAGGGATTAATTTGGGCAAATAAAACGGTCGAAATAATGAGGGCTAAAGCGACCGGTAAAAATAGCTGCATGACTTGTAGAAGTAGCCGAGTCATGCTAAGAGGCATATCGGCAATTTTATTGGCAATAGAGCCTGCCATATGATTGCTGAAATAGTAATGCGAGTGCTGCAATACATAATTAAACATGCTCATGCGCACATCGGCCTCTATTTTGGGAACGATATAAGCCGTTAAAAAGCCAGCCAGCCGGAAAGAAATTTCCACCGTTAGCCATAAGCTAATCCCCATAATGATGGGCTTTGCTAAAGCCTGCCAAACGTCTCCTGGAGGCCCAGTAAAGTTTGTGATAGTGTCAATCAGCGTCATGATGACATACGGCCACAAGGTATGATCGATAGACCAGGCAAAACTGAATAGTTGAATGAATAAGAGCCACTTCCATTGCTTCTTTAAAAAGAACCAAAAAAAAGCAAACAAGGTTTTGGGGAGAGTTGTAGGATGCATAGTAGGTATCTCGTTCCTCTACAATACAAGACATAAACTAATCCGCAC
Coding sequences within it:
- a CDS encoding threonine ammonia-lyase, translating into MTVNLASIQQAHKRITPYLAHTPLIRFQALEEHLDTPHPIYLKCEHHQPTHTFKVRGAFNALLSLKQEERQKGIVTRSSGNFAQAVAYAAQKLSMHAKIVMPLDAPLIKQERTKQFHPELILFGKTHEEGEEKVEEMKQELGCVALSPYDQKEVIEGQGTAALEIYEALPSIAHFFCPIGGGGLMSGCATAFKSLNASIQTIGIEPKGAQDYCLARQKGERFALKEIETIADGLRASQVGVLNWPLLQEHVDLVEVVSDAQIQFAMAFIYRALNIVTEPSGAVSLAALLFSKIALKGPAVCLLSGANIDSTNFHQLISKN
- a CDS encoding DsbA family protein, which gives rise to MPHLRIPVSEKDHIQGPMEAPVTLVEYGDYQCLYCALAYPIVRQIQKQLSGQMRYIFRHFPLQQAHPLALLAAQAAEAASLQNKFWDMHDMIYRHQKTLAPGAFVEFAEELKLDIPAFKENLENRTLTSHIEADFHNGVRSGVNGTPCFFINEERFDGDRSYDNFLAALVASATNSA
- a CDS encoding redoxin domain-containing protein; translation: MTALKAGTLAPSFQLLATPDQRLSLSDFKGRPLVLIFYPADWSPVCSDQLSLYNELIHDFKNLNADLVAISVDGVWCHLAFAEERKLHFSLLSDFEPKGETAKAYGVFREADGTTERALFVIDEEGKISWSYVSPIGINPGADGILEALEALQKKSKAS
- a CDS encoding GNAT family N-acetyltransferase; the encoded protein is MHLSFQPIQTTHLPFIHGWFHAPHIQRWYSGQKAWSIKEIEEKYLPSRLEKKRIQAYLITIDERPIGYIQSYLIKDYPWDEMDLSSLPERLAGIDFYIGEKNYLQKGHGTRALIQFLSQFIDPYYEGSIVDPRQDNLTAIRCYQKAGFSPCQVVLCQREPLQLMKRIRE
- a CDS encoding TrmB family transcriptional regulator — encoded protein: MNELLIQLQTLGLTENEARIYEAFLCHGALNGYEVAKKTSIARGNIYAYLSRLVDKGVLRSTSDEKYVPVPLNVFVQQQQCTIKKAGEQAQLALEQLHQKGEEAQVLSLIDIDQVLEKCRFILSIPVPSLFIAAFPQELESLAPLLHERHRQDCHIEAICFGKAPESFPDAMEHASSDQIEQAQGGRLLMLSGFPHGLIAVVKPQGSTGIWAWNRYLSSMVGLYVSHELFIMRMWPLLSSRQQARLKEELKDLSSCIAMAGVDPSLPLHPYLPGRITPQVTSV
- a CDS encoding HIT family protein, coding for MNIGNAPLLPNCPFCASSPLGERVTNRQILFGTRYWKVLFDHKPLTKGHLIVVPNEHRDTRFDLTAEECENLHEVQLRIKDVFQHVFGYCSNLQYEKNGLGIPHFQIHILPTSSKLHLLWLQIKLFIRTFPFPLWSLSDQRIEQLRREFTPPAEGIQF
- a CDS encoding ABC transporter ATP-binding protein, whose protein sequence is MHPTTLPKTLFAFFWFFLKKQWKWLLFIQLFSFAWSIDHTLWPYVIMTLIDTITNFTGPPGDVWQALAKPIIMGISLWLTVEISFRLAGFLTAYIVPKIEADVRMSMFNYVLQHSHYYFSNHMAGSIANKIADMPLSMTRLLLQVMQLFLPVALALIISTVLFAQINPFFALILMAWVAIHLSICMAFSKQCDHYSNVHAESRSILSGKIVDSLSNNANMRLFARSKFESRYLSFFQKDELQKHWQSLFYMEKMKIALGIACFLGACIALNWYMLYSWQKGELTAGEVVFIFNTTWNITMMAWLAGLELPQIFKEIGICKQALTVIQDPHDIVDAPDAKPLKVTNGEIIFDNVTFRYQKNQKLFQNKNITLHAGQKVGLVGFSGSGKTTFINLILRNYDIESGRILIDEQNIAKVTQDSLREQISIIPQEPTLFHRSLMDNIRYGRPDATDAEVIEASIQAHCHEFIQKMPEKYQSLVGERGTKLSGGQRQRIAIARAILKDAPILILDEATSALDSVTEKDIQEGLDILMKGHTTLVIAHRLSTLSGMDRILVFKDGRIVEDGTHEELIQSNHHYAHMWEMQAGGFLLEDDDLTEEEEEPEIDPSLV
- a CDS encoding YbaK/EbsC family protein, with product MSLVLNNIEKLLQQANIPYRLLEHTPTHTCEESASVRGDSLERGAKALVIKVGDQFYLFVLSAILQLDTKRIKKILHTKSLRFATKEELASMTQLVPGAVPPFGKPILPFDLWIDRSLLQQPRISFNAGSLTHSIQMDLNDYLKIAKGQVDSFSKASD
- a CDS encoding trans-sulfuration enzyme family protein — translated: MKKETGQYDIATRAIHAGQEPDPTTGAIMTPIYATSTYVQESPGKHKGYEYSRTGNPTRAAYERCVADLEGGACGLAFASGLAAIATVLEVLQPGDHVIVCDDVYGGTYRLFEKVRKRSAGLQTTFVDLSLPDLVEAAIQPNTRMIWVETPTNPMLKLINLQQIAVLARKHKLIAVADNTFATPMIHQPLAYGFHIVVHSATKYLGGHSDIIGGIVVVGEDAALVEQLKFLQNAVGAIASPFDSFLALRGIKTLALRMERHCSQAMELAGWLEKHPKVEKVMYPGLLSHPQYQLAKEQMHYYGGMISVQLKCDLAETLHVLERCQLFALAESLGGVESLIEHPALMTHASIPREQRERLGIKDGLIRLSVGVEAVADLRSDLDQALK
- a CDS encoding pyridoxal-phosphate dependent enzyme, with the protein product MALNDILAAIGKTPSVRLHRVGRELDCELYGKCEFLNPGGSIKDRIAYQMIEAAEKSGRIKPGDTLIEASSGNTGIGFAMVGAVKGYRIIITMPAKMSREKEVIIEALGAKIYRTPTEAAWDAPDSHISLAKRLEKELPNAHFLDQYSNPNNPAAHFEATAEEIINDMGEQLAMVVIGVGTGGTVTGVAKKIKAKMPHVKIVGIDPYGSILGGGTEVHSYQVEGIGYDFIPKVLDNSLVDEYVKVGDEDSFLMARRLIQEEGLLVGGSSGSAVWGALQVAKKLGAGQKCLVILPDGIRNYLSKFVDNKWMQDHGFMNKGTEA